Within the Erpetoichthys calabaricus chromosome 1, fErpCal1.3, whole genome shotgun sequence genome, the region CTTCTTCCTGTAACAAAATACACTATTGATAACTGGCAATCtaaattagttatttttattgGATACCTTCCTTTGTTAACACAACATTTTTAGTCACTGCAAAGATACCTGCATATTGATTATCTGTGAAAGTCAATAAAATTAGTACTCTCAAAAACCACTTTTCTCATACTTCCAGCACATCAGTTGAGCTCCTCAATGAGAACTGCTTTGTTGGATAATGTCCGTTGTCCCTGGATCTTTTCCAGTTTCAGTTCACCAGCTTTAATTTCAATTTGCTCATGCATGAAGGTCTTGTACTTTGACTGCACCTTGAGGGCAAGAGTGATTAACAAATTCTCATTATCACACACCCAGGCCATCAAAAATTCTATCTTTTTCTGGGtcctgaaatattttttcttttcctcctccgATAATTGTGGGTCTGTTTTCCGCACATAACCCAAGACTTTTCGCATCTGTGACAGAGAAGCCAGCGTGTACCTGCTAACCTGGGATCGACTTTCTCCCACAAGTACATGGGCTACAGCTAATACGGCACGTAGAGCAGCCAGGGGATCATCCTTGTCATACAGAGGACCAGTCCGTACTGAATCTACACCTGCATGCAGGGCTTCTTCTACAGAGCCAAAGACCCTGGCTGAGCCCAGGGCTTGTGAAATGTTCAGTAAAGCCTGGGTGAACTCCAGCTTTATGAAGTCCTCCGATATGTCCCCATTGTAAAGCTGCAAACAAAATGTGTAAGAATACAAAGCATTGACAAGGTTGTACCTGACAAGATGAGATGGGCTACGATTCAATGCGTTGAGAGGAGGGATATTAGTGTATATGGGTGGGATAGAGGTTTTCTTGCTATTTGTTAAGTTAGCTGTCATTTCTGTAATTTCAGgctcacttttttcattttgctttgatAAACAGGCTTCATTCTTAGAAAGACCAATCAGTTTTATGTCTTCTGCTTCCATGTTTACCTCTACTTCTTCCACTAATCTTGTCTCGTGCTTTTCCCACCATGGTACCCACTGCTTCACCATTATTCCTATTTTTCCATTACTTAGAAGATCATTAAACTTTCTCTTATCTCCTTCACTAAGATGATCCCAAATCTCATCTTCTGACACATTATCCAAGTCTAACCCTGCCAGCCTCTCTGACAACCCTTCTGTCTCCAAGCCATCTTCAAACTGTTCTAATTCTTCACTATTTTCCATCTGATGTGTTCGCAAAAGGATTTCCTCCATCCGTCGCTTTCCTTCCTCACTTGCTTGTTCCAATTTCAAGTGCTCAAAGATAGACTCTTTATAGAACTCTTCAGAACATGCTCCATGGTTATCCCCACGATAACACTGTAAAGAACAGAAACGAATATTGCAACGTGGGCAGGTGTAATGTCCAGGATTAGAGATGCACAATCCACAAAGACTAGATGTGTCAGCCTCATTTGAAGGCGTTATAAGGAACTCTTGATCAGTCGACTGTACTCTACTGGGAATGAGAATGTCTTTAAGGCCAGGAACTCCATCTAGTGTTGTGCTTGCTCCTGCTAAATGATCTGCTTGATCTTCAGCCATTTTAGCAATGTAATTTAAGTTAAGTGTATGACTGAAATATAGTCCAATTACATCTTTCCACAGAGTTTCACCTAcagaaaaagatataaaaaagttAACCtttttttctaagctttatgcCAAAGCACCAGTCTTGTTGCATGCATATTCAAATTACTTGTCATATGTATTCTAAATACTATGAAATTCTTGAGCCACAGTACTCTCTTCTTTCAATAGCAAACATGGGATGGAGTGGGGAGGTGTGAGGCGAACAGTGAAATACAATCAAACAAAGAtaaacagtacaaagacatgacCATACAAAAGTACAAGACAAGCAAGATATTACAGTAATGTAATTTACAACATAAAAGttaccatactgtatatgtacaattTAAGTTAAGAAATAGAAAGTGCAAAATTACAGTTTgcctattttaaatatttattagaaaTTGCTGTTGGCAGTGAAAACAAATGGTAATAATTCCAACTGTAACAGATAAtcgtataatgtaatataatttgaAAAAGCTCAAGAGGGGAGTGGAAATCTTCAGTTTAATGTTCCTTTGGGAAGAAGCTGTCTCCGAGGAGAGAGGTGTGGATGGTGATGCTCAGATAGTATTTCCCAGAGGGATGGAGTGTGAAAAAGGCATGAGCTGGCTGAATAGCATCCATGATAATCGATTCAGCCATCATTCGACAGCAGATATCTTGGGAGTTGTGGGACATCCAAGGAAACAGTTTTACATGCAGTCCCGAAAGTCCTTTGCAGTAATTTGAGATACCGGGCGGTCAAGTTACCAGACCATATTATGATGCATCCTGTCAAGAATCTTATAATGTTGCAAGCAGTAAAAAAGTTTGGCGAATTTTTTTAGCTCCCACTCCAAAGCTCTAATTCTACAGAGGCGTCCATAAAATCATCATAAATATATGGTTCCTAAGAAGAGCAACATTTGCTAATATATCTCACTTTCTACAAAAAATCTGGACACAACATTCTCATACCCACTTAGTCCAAATGATTGTTGTGGGGCCTGgcaacacagggagcaagatgAGAACCAACCACTGGCAGTTAATGGCAGGGCTCACACATGACATTTTGGTGGTTTCCTCAGGTTTCTATTGTTCCTGATACTACATCAATGCTGTCACCCGGGGTCAaacatttacattaaaacatttcagtttagCTTCTGATACTATAAAGTTGGTACTGTACACACAAAGGCACACTGGTTCACGTCCTTTAATAAAAGAGTGTGAAAAATGTGATTACCTTAGAGATTTAAATAACTACaaatcttttttgcatttttgtgaaaGATGAATGAATGTCCCATAATGGATGATTCTGTATGCCATTTTGTGTAGTCCATGCTTTATGAAATCAAAGCCTACCTTTAAAGCTGACTgactgaatatatacagtattactttcATAGAAGCAAAATTCTGTTTCTCCCACACAACCAGTCattctaaaaacacttttttgccAATGTAAAGGGAACACAAGGAATAGAAGCAAATCCCTGAACACAAAATGATGTGCTAGCTTTGTGAgacagtagcactaaccactgctctATTGAGTCACCCTTACAAAACAAATACAGCTCTTCTAGATTATAGAGTCAATCTGTGTCAAATCAAAACAGCAAATTGCTTCATATTTGCTGAAAATAATATAAGTGTACCCAATAACTATAGTGCAAACTTTTGGCTTGAATGTTCATTAGGCTTTAAAAGCGGAGTGTGGCCATAAATTTACGAAAACAAAAAGTGTACTACTAAAAAATGGCTATGCTTCATAAGTCATAACTCTTGAACTGTTAATTCTAGGCTAGGAGCACAAAATTTTCAGGGATTGTTATTTAACATTAGATATCTTTAACATCTAAAATACTTAGTCCAAAGTTACATATTTgacaattactgaaaaaaatgtcttttgtgcTTTGTGGGTCACCTGAGTAAACCTTTGGTTAAGGACTTTTCAAACCTCATTGATTCTTTTAATCTTGCTCAGTCTGTGAGAGGCCTGACACA harbors:
- the znhit2 gene encoding zinc finger HIT domain-containing protein 2, whose product is MAEDQADHLAGASTTLDGVPGLKDILIPSRVQSTDQEFLITPSNEADTSSLCGLCISNPGHYTCPRCNIRFCSLQCYRGDNHGACSEEFYKESIFEHLKLEQASEEGKRRMEEILLRTHQMENSEELEQFEDGLETEGLSERLAGLDLDNVSEDEIWDHLSEGDKRKFNDLLSNGKIGIMVKQWVPWWEKHETRLVEEVEVNMEAEDIKLIGLSKNEACLSKQNEKSEPEITEMTANLTNSKKTSIPPIYTNIPPLNALNRSPSHLVRYNLVNALYSYTFCLQLYNGDISEDFIKLEFTQALLNISQALGSARVFGSVEEALHAGVDSVRTGPLYDKDDPLAALRAVLAVAHVLVGESRSQVSRYTLASLSQMRKVLGYVRKTDPQLSEEEKKKYFRTQKKIEFLMAWVCDNENLLITLALKVQSKYKTFMHEQIEIKAGELKLEKIQGQRTLSNKAVLIEELN